Proteins from a genomic interval of Deinococcus ruber:
- a CDS encoding heavy-metal-associated domain-containing protein: MTRTLIGVRGMDREAGVRVAEALLALGGVSKAIPDEGQIEVHYDPSFHTIMDLIRAIRKQGFLAGML; the protein is encoded by the coding sequence ATGACCAGAACACTTATCGGGGTGCGTGGCATGGACCGCGAGGCAGGCGTGCGCGTGGCCGAAGCGCTGCTGGCGCTGGGCGGCGTCAGCAAAGCCATTCCCGATGAAGGGCAGATCGAAGTCCATTACGACCCCAGCTTTCACACCATCATGGACCTGATTCGCGCCATTCGGAAGCAGGGCTTTCTGGCAGGCATGCTGTAA
- a CDS encoding DUF1999 domain-containing protein, with the protein MRYRVFTEDDFEALSTLDLTVQRHLEPGFDALPEREREGRLRTTLPSLRFYLRSEHSFVAEENGQVKGLMLAQSVWMGDRPIILVTACLLHPDLGEQTNETGAALLHAVIKSAYDAAVYEIHYAVTQQLQQAAEAEGSHVLGRYAVHHLGSRQQTAPGERFTGGGYTDAGRIS; encoded by the coding sequence ATGCGTTACCGCGTATTTACTGAAGACGACTTTGAAGCACTGAGCACGCTCGATCTGACGGTGCAGCGGCATCTGGAACCGGGATTTGACGCCCTGCCGGAACGCGAGCGGGAAGGTCGCCTGAGAACCACTCTGCCGTCGCTGCGCTTTTATCTGCGGAGCGAGCACAGTTTCGTGGCCGAGGAAAACGGACAGGTGAAAGGGCTGATGCTGGCCCAGAGCGTCTGGATGGGCGACCGCCCGATCATTCTGGTGACGGCCTGCCTGCTGCACCCCGACCTGGGAGAGCAGACGAATGAGACGGGGGCGGCCCTGCTGCACGCGGTCATCAAGAGCGCCTACGACGCCGCCGTGTACGAGATTCACTACGCCGTGACCCAGCAGCTTCAGCAGGCCGCCGAGGCCGAGGGCAGCCACGTGCTGGGCCGCTACGCCGTTCATCATCTGGGCAGCCGCCAGCAGACCGCGCCGGGCGAGCGCTTCACGGGGGGCGGCTACACCGACGCCGGGCGCATCTCCTGA
- the pth gene encoding aminoacyl-tRNA hydrolase yields the protein MKLIVGLGNPGLNFAQTRHNVGWLVLDELARRQAQTWRSSGNAEIVDVRLGGQKVMLVKPQTMMNASGRAVQPLLAYFKMTPADLLVVQDDLDSPFGLMKLRRGGRHGGQNGVRDIIARLGTETFDRLKIGISRPPPGRDPADWVLSRWAEDERATLTELVRLGAGAAELWITHGLAEAQGKYNSTDLRPRLPEVLPAPAEAAADGGEHS from the coding sequence ATGAAACTGATCGTGGGTCTGGGCAATCCTGGCCTGAATTTCGCCCAGACCCGCCACAACGTCGGCTGGCTGGTGCTGGACGAACTGGCCCGGCGGCAGGCTCAGACATGGCGCAGCAGTGGCAACGCGGAAATTGTCGATGTGCGGCTGGGCGGCCAGAAGGTGATGCTGGTCAAGCCCCAGACCATGATGAATGCCTCCGGGCGGGCCGTGCAGCCGCTGCTGGCGTACTTCAAGATGACGCCCGCCGATCTGCTGGTGGTGCAGGACGACCTCGACAGCCCGTTTGGGCTGATGAAGTTGCGGCGTGGCGGGCGGCACGGCGGGCAGAACGGCGTGCGCGACATCATTGCGCGGCTGGGCACCGAGACGTTTGACCGCCTCAAAATCGGCATCAGTCGGCCCCCGCCGGGGCGTGATCCTGCCGACTGGGTGCTGAGCCGCTGGGCCGAAGACGAGCGTGCCACCTTGACTGAACTGGTCAGGCTGGGTGCAGGTGCAGCCGAACTCTGGATCACCCACGGTCTGGCCGAAGCGCAGGGCAAATACAACAGCACCGATCTGCGCCCCAGGCTGCCGGAAGTGCTGCCCGCCCCCGCTGAAGCCGCAGCCGATGGGGGAGAGCACAGCTAA
- a CDS encoding DUF4126 domain-containing protein produces the protein MEQLLTPLLSGLGLSGAAGLNAYLPLLLVGLLNRFGVLHLAEPYSLLSSPWVLGGVLVLLVLDFIGDKIPGVDHALHVFGGVLNAGSGALLFAAQSGFITQGGLAGHHLNPTLALLLGLLVSGGVHTTRTLLRPVSTGLTGGLGNPVVSSAEDGSSLVLSVLAIFAPLLAVVLLLILLLGAWRILARVRRRFV, from the coding sequence ATGGAACAACTCTTGACGCCGCTGCTGTCGGGTCTGGGACTGTCGGGCGCAGCGGGTCTGAACGCCTATCTGCCGCTGCTGCTGGTGGGCCTGCTCAACCGCTTCGGCGTGCTGCATCTGGCAGAGCCGTACTCGCTCCTCAGTAGCCCCTGGGTGCTGGGCGGCGTGCTGGTGCTGCTGGTGCTCGATTTTATCGGCGACAAGATTCCCGGCGTCGATCACGCGCTGCACGTGTTCGGCGGCGTACTCAATGCCGGGTCAGGGGCGCTGCTGTTCGCGGCCCAGAGCGGGTTTATCACTCAGGGCGGGCTGGCAGGCCACCACCTGAACCCCACGCTGGCGCTGCTGCTGGGGCTGCTGGTATCGGGCGGCGTTCATACCACGCGCACCCTGCTGCGGCCCGTGTCTACCGGCCTGACAGGTGGCCTGGGCAATCCGGTCGTCAGCAGCGCCGAAGACGGAAGCTCGCTGGTGCTCAGTGTTCTGGCGATCTTTGCCCCGCTGCTGGCGGTGGTGCTGCTGCTGATTCTGCTGCTGGGTGCATGGCGAATATTGGCGCGGGTTCGCCGCCGTTTCGTCTGA
- a CDS encoding P-II family nitrogen regulator, translated as MKLITAVVRPERVQQVKEALFRAGISGLTLAKVSGHGGEQEVVEHYRGTRVMVEFREKVEFKMAVSEPFVEAAIQAIQQGARTGEVGDGKIFVQDLERVIRIRTGEQDNSALTPVTQSATKPVPV; from the coding sequence ATGAAACTGATCACGGCAGTTGTGCGCCCAGAGCGAGTGCAGCAGGTGAAGGAAGCCCTGTTCCGGGCAGGTATCAGCGGCCTGACCCTCGCCAAGGTGAGCGGTCACGGCGGCGAGCAGGAAGTGGTCGAGCACTACCGGGGCACCCGCGTGATGGTCGAGTTCCGCGAGAAGGTGGAATTCAAGATGGCGGTGTCCGAACCCTTCGTTGAAGCGGCGATTCAGGCGATTCAGCAGGGGGCGCGTACCGGCGAGGTCGGAGACGGCAAGATTTTCGTGCAGGACCTGGAGCGGGTGATCCGCATTCGCACGGGTGAGCAGGACAATTCGGCCCTCACGCCCGTCACGCAGAGCGCCACCAAGCCCGTTCCCGTCTAA